The Pseudarthrobacter sp. NS4 genome includes a window with the following:
- a CDS encoding DUF2142 domain-containing protein, with the protein MTVPDEPAHAIKAAGVVRGQVQPQTEGPQGEPVTVWVPAYFAELGAQTCTAFKPDLTAACAPPIDPESTAPTQAKTTAGNYNPLYYVLAGLPSRFMDGAPALYGMRIVSGLVSAAFLAMAFVAATRLRHSLWPVTASAVALTPMVLYLSGSINPNSLEIVTTIAFFLNLCLVLDKSKSLSTVRAPMVAVGLSGVALANTRSLSLIWLTGAFFAALIIFGWRPFVAVLRNKLGLSMTALVAAGCAAGLGWLVIADSLKSLGGAPSTTTPDQAFAHMLDSTFNYANGYIGIMGWLDTPAPSGVQIFWHLTFGALLLAALSSTSLRNLAAILPIAAAVVLLPPILQSQAIEELGYIWQGRYLLALVVLLLVVCGVTQRDQSFRNSPKARSLAVWVLCGAVVAHLYVFLYALRRFTVGLMPLHTNWTEMAEPLWQPPLTWQGLSALYVAALLIGAVLIYRHLFPPRGVPVPSAAISHSRAGAAEREKAPTGRRAATSFPAEDAMAQQG; encoded by the coding sequence ATGACTGTTCCGGACGAGCCCGCACACGCCATCAAAGCCGCCGGCGTTGTGCGCGGGCAGGTGCAACCCCAGACCGAAGGACCGCAAGGTGAGCCGGTGACTGTCTGGGTCCCCGCTTATTTTGCGGAATTGGGCGCGCAGACCTGCACCGCCTTCAAGCCCGATCTAACTGCCGCGTGTGCCCCTCCAATCGATCCGGAAAGCACTGCACCTACGCAGGCCAAAACGACGGCGGGCAACTACAATCCGCTCTACTACGTGTTGGCAGGACTGCCGTCCAGGTTTATGGATGGAGCCCCAGCGCTCTACGGCATGCGGATAGTCAGCGGGCTGGTTTCCGCGGCCTTCCTGGCTATGGCGTTTGTAGCAGCCACCCGCCTCCGACACAGCCTGTGGCCTGTAACAGCGTCAGCCGTTGCCCTTACACCAATGGTTCTGTACCTAAGTGGCTCGATCAATCCCAATTCATTGGAGATCGTGACCACGATCGCGTTTTTCCTTAACCTTTGCCTAGTCCTGGATAAGTCCAAATCACTCTCCACCGTGCGTGCTCCCATGGTCGCCGTAGGACTTTCCGGGGTGGCGTTGGCGAACACGCGTTCCCTGTCCCTAATCTGGCTCACAGGGGCCTTCTTTGCAGCATTGATCATTTTCGGTTGGCGTCCGTTTGTTGCGGTGCTGCGGAACAAGTTGGGTTTGTCCATGACCGCGCTCGTGGCTGCCGGGTGTGCAGCAGGGCTGGGGTGGCTTGTAATAGCGGACAGCCTGAAGAGCCTGGGTGGTGCACCCAGCACGACGACGCCTGACCAGGCCTTCGCGCACATGCTTGACTCAACCTTTAATTACGCCAACGGCTACATAGGGATTATGGGGTGGCTGGACACGCCGGCGCCCTCAGGAGTCCAGATTTTCTGGCACCTGACATTTGGGGCGCTTCTACTTGCGGCACTCAGCAGCACTTCCCTCCGCAACTTGGCGGCGATACTGCCTATTGCCGCAGCAGTGGTATTGCTGCCGCCTATTTTGCAATCACAGGCTATCGAAGAGCTGGGTTACATCTGGCAGGGCCGCTACCTGCTCGCGCTGGTGGTTCTCCTCCTGGTGGTTTGCGGGGTAACCCAGCGTGACCAGTCATTCCGTAACTCGCCTAAGGCGCGGTCGTTAGCGGTCTGGGTTCTTTGCGGCGCTGTCGTGGCGCACCTGTACGTCTTCCTGTATGCCCTCCGGCGCTTCACCGTGGGGCTGATGCCACTGCACACAAACTGGACTGAGATGGCGGAGCCGCTTTGGCAGCCTCCGCTCACTTGGCAGGGACTTTCCGCCCTCTACGTGGCAGCGCTGCTTATTGGCGCGGTACTCATCTACCGGCACCTCTTTCCTCCGCGGGGAGTCCCAGTGCCAAGCGCTGCAATTTCGCACTCCAGGGCAGGAGCGGCTGAGCGGGAAAAAGCGCCCACTGGACGAAGAGCAGCGACTTCTTTTCCTGCAGAAGACGCCATGGCCCAGCAGGGATAG
- the rfbA gene encoding glucose-1-phosphate thymidylyltransferase RfbA yields MRGIILAGGTGSRLHPITLGVSKQLVPVYDKPMIYYPLSTLILAGIRDILIITTPHDSEQFERLLGDGSRFGVSITYRQQPSPDGLAQAFVLGADHIGDDTVALVLGDNIFYGQGMGTQLRRFENIDGGAVFGYWVADPKAYGVVQFDSAGKVISLEEKPAEPKSHYAVPGLYFYDNEVIEVARNLKPSARGELEITDVNRTYLERGKLKVEILPRGTAWLDTGTFDDLNDASNFVRTTENRQGLKIGAPEEIAWRQGFLSDDELRVRAEGLVKSGYGSYLLQLLEFGH; encoded by the coding sequence ATGCGCGGAATAATACTTGCCGGCGGTACCGGCTCGAGGCTCCACCCCATCACACTGGGGGTCAGCAAGCAGTTGGTTCCCGTCTACGACAAGCCGATGATCTACTACCCGCTCTCCACGCTGATCCTGGCAGGTATCCGGGACATCCTTATTATCACGACGCCTCACGACAGCGAACAGTTCGAGCGGTTGCTGGGGGACGGTTCACGTTTCGGAGTTTCCATCACTTACAGGCAGCAGCCCTCGCCTGACGGCCTCGCCCAGGCTTTCGTGCTTGGAGCGGACCACATTGGGGACGACACTGTTGCGCTCGTTCTGGGCGACAACATCTTTTACGGGCAGGGGATGGGCACTCAACTGCGCCGGTTTGAGAACATCGACGGCGGTGCTGTGTTTGGCTACTGGGTGGCGGACCCGAAAGCCTACGGAGTTGTACAGTTCGATTCAGCCGGCAAGGTGATTTCCCTTGAAGAGAAGCCCGCTGAACCGAAGAGCCACTACGCCGTGCCTGGTTTGTACTTCTATGACAACGAGGTCATAGAAGTCGCCCGCAACCTCAAGCCCTCAGCTAGGGGAGAGCTGGAAATTACAGATGTAAACCGCACCTACCTGGAGCGCGGGAAGCTGAAAGTCGAGATTCTACCGAGGGGTACCGCCTGGCTCGATACAGGCACCTTTGACGACCTCAACGATGCATCCAACTTTGTACGAACGACAGAAAACCGCCAGGGGCTTAAAATTGGTGCTCCCGAAGAAATCGCATGGCGCCAAGGTTTCCTGAGCGACGATGAACTTCGCGTAAGGGCAGAAGGCCTTGTGAAGAGCGGCTACGGTTCTTACCTGCTGCAGCTTCTGGAATTTGGCCACTAG
- the rfbB gene encoding dTDP-glucose 4,6-dehydratase has product MQRLLVTGGAGFIGSNFVHYVLENTDSHVTVLDKLTYAGNLESLRGLPEKRFEFVHGDIADAELVTRLVADTDVVVHYAAESHNDNSLHDPRPFLDTNIIGTYTLIEAARQHNKRFHHISTDEVYGDLELDDPERFTEQTPYNPSSPYSSTKAGSDLLVRAWVRSFGLQATISNCSNNYGPYQHVEKFIPRQITNVIDGIRPKLYGKGENVRDWIHANDHSSAVMAVIAKGRIGETYLIGADGEKNNKDVVELILKHMGQAPDAYDHVVDRPGHDLRYAIDSTKLRDELGWEPQFSNFDAGIENTIAWYRDNEDWWRPQKAQTEAKYREQGQ; this is encoded by the coding sequence ATGCAGCGACTTCTTGTTACCGGCGGCGCCGGCTTCATCGGCTCCAACTTTGTCCACTACGTTTTGGAAAACACGGACTCCCACGTCACCGTGCTGGACAAGCTGACCTACGCCGGCAACCTCGAATCGCTCCGCGGGCTGCCCGAAAAGCGTTTTGAATTCGTTCACGGCGACATCGCTGATGCGGAACTGGTGACCCGCCTGGTGGCCGACACCGACGTCGTAGTCCACTACGCCGCCGAGTCGCACAACGACAACTCCCTGCATGACCCCCGCCCGTTCCTGGACACGAACATCATCGGCACCTACACGCTGATCGAGGCCGCCAGGCAGCACAACAAGCGCTTCCACCACATCTCCACCGATGAGGTGTACGGCGACCTGGAACTCGATGACCCCGAGCGGTTCACGGAGCAGACACCGTACAACCCCTCCAGCCCGTACTCCTCCACCAAGGCCGGCTCGGATCTGCTGGTCCGCGCCTGGGTGCGTTCCTTCGGGTTGCAGGCCACCATCAGCAACTGCTCCAACAACTACGGCCCGTACCAGCACGTGGAGAAATTCATCCCCCGGCAAATCACCAACGTCATCGACGGAATCCGCCCCAAGCTCTACGGCAAGGGCGAAAACGTCCGGGACTGGATCCACGCCAACGACCACTCCTCTGCGGTCATGGCCGTCATCGCCAAGGGCCGGATTGGGGAAACCTACCTGATCGGAGCCGACGGGGAAAAGAACAACAAGGATGTCGTTGAACTGATCCTCAAGCACATGGGCCAGGCCCCCGACGCGTACGACCACGTGGTGGACCGGCCGGGCCACGACCTCCGCTACGCCATCGACTCCACCAAGCTTCGCGATGAGCTGGGCTGGGAACCGCAGTTCTCCAACTTCGACGCCGGCATCGAAAACACCATCGCCTGGTACCGGGACAATGAGGACTGGTGGCGGCCGCAGAAAGCCCAGACAGAAGCCAAGTACAGAGAACAGGGCCAGTAA
- a CDS encoding bifunctional dTDP-4-dehydrorhamnose 3,5-epimerase family protein/NAD(P)-dependent oxidoreductase → MPTEFSKKLAAHETPIPGVVLYDLPVHGDNRGWFKENWQREKMLALGLPDFRPVQNNISFNEKAGTTRGIHAEPWDKFISVATGRIFGAWVDLREGPTFGAVFTAELDPSQAIFIPRGVGNAFQTLEDNTAYTYLVNDHWSADAQGQYTFLNLADESSAITWPIPLDQAELSDKDKAHPRLQEVRPMQPKKVLVLGADGQLGKALREKFDGDSFVEFAGRREFDVTSDDAFARVNWKNYSTIINAAAFTSVDAAETAEGRAAAWRINVTAVARLAKCAVEQDLTLVHVSSDYVFDGVQEVHGEDEDLTPLGVYGQTKAAGDAVVSIVPRHYIVRTSWVIGEGNNFVKTMASLAERGISPSVVNDQTGRLSFTQDIAAGIKHLLDTKAEYGVYNLSNEGKPQSWADIAADVFELAGSKREAVTGVSTEEYFSGKTAAPRPLSSTLSLAKIKSTGFEPASSSNRLTEYLKNELIKP, encoded by the coding sequence ATGCCTACCGAATTTTCGAAAAAACTGGCTGCACACGAGACACCGATCCCTGGAGTAGTTCTCTATGACCTTCCGGTTCATGGTGACAACCGGGGATGGTTCAAAGAGAACTGGCAGCGTGAAAAGATGCTGGCCCTTGGCCTGCCCGACTTCCGGCCGGTCCAAAACAACATCTCCTTCAACGAAAAGGCCGGGACCACCCGCGGCATCCACGCTGAACCCTGGGACAAGTTCATTTCCGTGGCAACCGGCCGTATCTTCGGCGCCTGGGTTGATCTTCGAGAAGGCCCTACATTTGGTGCCGTCTTCACAGCGGAGCTTGATCCCAGTCAGGCGATCTTCATCCCCAGGGGCGTAGGTAACGCCTTCCAGACCCTTGAGGACAATACGGCATATACGTACCTCGTCAATGACCACTGGAGCGCGGACGCTCAAGGTCAGTACACGTTCCTCAATCTCGCGGACGAGAGCTCGGCCATCACATGGCCCATTCCCCTTGACCAGGCGGAGCTGTCTGACAAGGACAAGGCGCACCCGCGTCTTCAAGAGGTCCGGCCGATGCAGCCCAAGAAGGTACTCGTCCTCGGTGCTGACGGGCAGTTGGGCAAGGCTTTGCGTGAAAAGTTCGACGGCGATTCTTTCGTTGAATTCGCCGGTCGCCGCGAATTTGATGTCACCTCCGATGACGCGTTCGCACGAGTTAACTGGAAGAACTATTCCACTATCATCAACGCGGCCGCCTTCACCTCTGTCGATGCCGCGGAAACGGCCGAAGGCCGGGCAGCCGCCTGGCGAATCAACGTCACAGCAGTGGCGCGCCTGGCGAAATGCGCCGTCGAGCAGGACCTCACGTTGGTCCATGTGTCCTCGGACTATGTCTTTGACGGCGTCCAGGAGGTACACGGAGAAGACGAAGATCTGACCCCCCTTGGCGTGTACGGCCAAACCAAGGCTGCCGGCGATGCCGTCGTGAGCATCGTGCCGCGTCACTACATCGTGCGAACCAGCTGGGTTATCGGCGAAGGAAACAACTTTGTAAAGACCATGGCGTCCCTTGCTGAACGGGGAATCTCGCCCTCTGTGGTCAATGACCAGACCGGACGGCTGAGCTTCACTCAGGACATCGCCGCCGGCATAAAGCATTTGCTGGACACCAAAGCCGAATACGGTGTGTACAACCTCAGTAACGAGGGAAAACCACAATCGTGGGCAGATATTGCCGCCGACGTCTTCGAGCTGGCGGGCAGCAAGCGTGAAGCCGTCACGGGCGTGTCCACGGAAGAATACTTCAGCGGAAAGACGGCCGCCCCCCGGCCGCTTTCAAGCACATTGAGCCTGGCCAAGATAAAGTCAACTGGTTTTGAGCCTGCAAGCTCCAGCAACCGGTTGACGGAATACCTGAAGAATGAGTTGATCAAGCCGTGA